ataacgacttttcaacaatatagtgatggccgatttcaaaatactgcttcggtgctttacaaatcgaatcagtaattcagatctcctatcaaacggctaaacggctgaaatcacttgactttggcgctccgaaccactgattcgattcaCATATTTATGGGGCTTGATCACTATCAACACATTTGTGTCTTCCAAATGGCCTTTGTAGCAAGAAAGAGGGGgttgaaacagtaaagcaagtgtctttgttcattttaaaatatcttttagaTATTTTCAATCTTACAGTGTTATACTTTTTGTAATGCATCACTCAGTATTGGATCTATATCTGCTGATATTGTATATTTACTTTTGCCTACTCATTTcccctatttttacatttcatttacCTTTCTGTCGTCTCACATAGTTAACATGATTTGTGCACTATATTTCAAGACTTGCAAAGTCATACAGTAGCTTTGTCTAGGAAAAAGGCTGAAattaaagtcattattcactgataaCTTTCCTTTCGGCTAAAATGTTTTATGAGTGAACTGTCTCTTTATTTGCAGTCTGTTTAATCCAAATGTTGATGTAATGTATATTACTAGCAATAAGCTAATAAAATCTCAATGAAGTGGATTTTTCTGCTCTTACTACGCAGAGAACCGTGTGGAGCTAAGACAGCTGGCACTGGATGCCCGCTACGAAAACCCCAAACTGGCCCAGTTGCAACGCACGCTGCTGAAAGAGTTTAGAGAGAATGAAATGTCTCGCGGTATCATCTTTTCGAAGACGCGCAGGGGCACACACTGTCTGTATGACTGGGTGAACGCCAACACTGAGCTGCAGAAGGTCAAAATCAGCGCTGGCATTCTCACGGGAACGGGTACTGGGGTAAACCACATGAACCAGGTACAGCAAGAAAACATCTCAAATGGTTTTCTAAAGCATTTGTTGGTCATGTTTAGTTGAAAAACATGGGAATACAGACTAATTCTGAATCTGCTTATACCTTTCTCTACTTGTAATTTGTTTctattttttgtatttgttcttaGAGTAAACAGAAGAGTATCATAAAAGAATTTAGACTAGGACACCTCAACCTCCTCATCTCTACCAGTGTAGCCGAGGAGGGACTTGATATTGCAGAATGCAACTTAGTTGTCCGTTACGGGCTGTTGACCAATGAAATCGCTCAGCAACAGGCCAGTGGGCGGGCTCGAGCTCTGGAAAGCGTCTACTCGGTGGTGGCTGAAGAAGGTGGGCGTGAACTACGCAGGGAACACACCAATGAGTATCTAACAAGTCTGACCTCAAAAGCTATTGACCAAGTACAGAGTATGAGTCCCAGGGAGTTCAGAATTAAGGTGACTTTGCATGTCATATAATAGAAATCTCGAAGCATTAAAATTCCATTCCCTAAAAAACTTTTCTCTTTCTGCTCGTCAGATATCTGAGCTTCAACAAATGGCTGTTCTCATTCGGATTGAAGCCGAGAGAAAAAAGGATGCGAGGAAGCAGCGCTACAGTCCTGGTCAGGTTCAGCTTCAATGCAGAGGATGTTTCGTTTCTGTTGGCCTTGGAGAAGATATAAGAAAGATAGAGAATACACACCATGTCAATATCAAACCCGAGTTTCGGTGAGTTAGTCCTCAGCACATCACACTCCACATCACAGACCAAATAGACATGAAATAATTCTGATAAATGTGAAACAGTGATGAATATTTTAATGACATACGGTACACATTCCTGcaaagaagtctcttttgctcaccaaagttgcatttatttgatcaaaaatatagtatacacagtaatattgtgaaatattattacaatttaaagtaactttTTGATTggaattatttaatttagaaTGTTTTCCATTTCCAAGAGTAAAGCTGTATTTTccgcatcattacttcagtcttcagtgtcacatgattcttcagaaatcattctaatatgatgatttgatgctttCTTATTAtaagtgttgaaaacagttgtgctgtttaatatttttgtggaaaccgtaatTTTTCAatattctttgataaatagaaagtttgaAAGAACATGATTTATTTGGAAATcaaaaaaaattgtaacattATGAAAATTTTTAGGAAAATCTAAAATtagcttagaaaaaaaaaacaatagcaaAATCACTGGTTCCCACTATGATTATAAACAAACTGTCTATTTCATAGGAGGCATTATAGTACTGGTGGGCAAGTGTCTCTGGAGAGAACCTTTGAAGACTGGGAACCTGGACGGGTTATCaactgcagtaaatgtggaaaGGTTAAAAAGAAGAATAGATCACAATTTATTGTAAATGTATCCAACTAAACATAGGAATAAGTCCATAAGAATACTGACCTACTTTtcctttatctctctctctctctctctcaggaaTGGGGAATGGAGATTAAATTCAAGAAGGTGGCAATCCTCCCCTGTTTGAAAATAAAGAGCTTTTCCTTGAATACTCCTGGAGGCAAATTCACTCACAAGCAGTGGAAAGATGTTGAGTTTCAGGTGACAGAGTTTGACTTTATTGACTATATGAGCCGTTTCTCTGACCTGGACTTAAGTGACTGACACACCAGCTAAACTCCTAATGCTGTAGCCGCCGTCACTTTGCCTTCACTTTTGCTGTAGCCGTCACTTTGATTTTCTATAGTGAGTATCTCTATATCAGTGGTAGATCGTGAAGGTACTTCACCATTATGATTACTGTTCATCAGCagaatttaaatatgaaattatcCATCCAGATTATGCTGATTTTACATCTTGGTTGGTCATAATTGTTAAAATACAATTGGGAACGTCTGTTCAATACAATATAGCTGTTTGTAAATGTGTGTATTTCAAATTCTAGTATTTAGTTTCTGTTTTGTTGTCTGAGAAAAGTGTGTGAGTGTTATATGCTTTGATAGTATGATAGTCTTAGTCTTAACGTATTTTTTCATGGATTATTCTGGTGTCCATCTCGGGGATCAAGACTGTGCTGCTCTATGATTATTAGTTATTGTTGAGATTACTGTGCAATATGTCTATAAATGCACTCCAAGCTCTTAATGGCCCTCATTGAACACTAGTTTGCTCAGACCGGCGCTTAAACAGTGACATATATTCACTtaacagatgcttttatcctaagtgacttacaaattaagataaataTGAACACATTTGAAATGTGTGAGCCTAGACTGGGTTCAGGTTTGTTTATTGTACTTAAAACTGTTTTccaaaaaaaagtgaaatatgtATGATGTCTGTCTTTAAAATTATGACCTTTTTTAATTTCTACATAACATTAACATATGAGATTCTGTGTATTATATCAGCAATatgtgcattttttaaataattaaaacaattatgCTCTGTATGTGATGTGTTTTCGTCCTTACGGTAGCTACACAAGTGTTTACTGACTGTTATGAACTTGTAAGGGGAAAGACTAAAGTCTTAGATTTGCATGAGgagacaacaaaaacaaaagttaaaGATAAGCTCTTCTGTATTACACGATGTTGAGTTTCTCAGATTGATAGATTTTCATTAGAATTGTgtcagccactagatggcgccaCGCAGTCTTGCTTTCTTTCCGTGTTAATTGTTGTTAGTTATTATATGCACATGTGATCATTTGCCTTACCTGAACACTCTTGGGTTTgttctttgctttttttatgtacaaaaaaaaaaaaaaaaaaagccttgttGTCCTTGTTGACAACCATCATTCATGTGATGAACAATTACTGCATTAAAGGTGCATTGTAGTAACAACATAACAATCAgttataaatatttcattggtTCTCTCATTTTTGTATGCattcataatttctttaaatgacagcctggccaaaaattGTTGccttatcacaaataaaacaattgactccaagTACATAATATTCTTgcaaaatctttaacaaatatttgaataaagggtgaagatgACAGTTTTCCTATAGTCCAGCCATCACTTTGGGCCACTACTGTGTGCATTGAATGTTGAATGTCTAATTACCAGAAAGAATGAAatgataatttaaataatttaattaaaaaattataatttattacattGATTAATTTAATAGAGACATCAATAGCAGTAGCAGTATACTAGCCTTCATTCCTAGTACTTAGTAAAAAATATACTGTCTTAATGTATTTACCTCCATTCATTTGGAGAATATAATGAtgaaactgtaaaatgtaaGGTTAGGtgtgattaattacagaaaactGTGTGATTAATTAGTAAAcagttatatataataatattagtgTTTTATTCAGTGTAATCAAAGCAAAAGAGAGCCAGAGCCATATAGGCCTTCGGGTTGACAGGGTTAAAGGGTAGTGTTGTGCCAGTGTGGTTTTGCATGGATCAGTGCTTCAGCAACGCCCACAGcacacatttaaacacacatgcacacacaatgCCCGCAGAATAAATCACACGCATCCACATACACATGCTGCTCATTTACACAGACTTTAGCAAAGACTTTCAAAGTCAAAGCTAAAATTTGAGAGCTCAATCACAGATAATGGCATACCTTCACTCGATTTGACTTCATTTACATGGCATATTGATTTTCTCATCATGTCTATATGTGTAATTTTTGTATTCTGTGTGTGAGTACATCACCTGAGTGAATTTTACAGTCTGCAATGTAAAGCTGTGCTTCACCACTGActagactatatatatatatatatatatatatatatatatatatatatatatatatatatatatatatattaggggtgtaacgatacgctcaggtcacgatacgatacgtatctcgatacggagttcacgatacgatacgcatcacgatattttgaacaaaataaaactgaaattcaaacaagatttattaaaaaaaaacattaaaaaatttcAATAATTGTCCTTGTTGTAcacacaagatcacatttcaataaaataaataaatataaaattttaataaaaaccttctgtaatcaaattaacagttgaatagggctgtctgtcactaaaatttttgtaaaaatttaacatgaacttagaattatgaataggggccgttcacatatcgcgtctaaaaacgcgtggaaggcgcggccgcaccgcttctccttctttccaaagcgcttgcgctcccgtggctttggtcgttgctatgcaaccttgAACTGggctctccaagaggatcaggatgtttctgcaaaggataaatgatttctagcccttgcattagttttactacgagatatattgatggagataagatataaaaaccaccatgtacagctatgatcagctgttcggctgagcttttgatgttttgttacggaaaggccatagctgatcggttgattcttgtcacacgacctgcggtgcgcttgcggcattctgagaagttgagaattgTATGCGCGTCgatcccattatgagcgcgcctgcctacatttgaaaataataactgacttgcacgcggaaaagacgcaatatgtgaacggcgcCACAGaacttaaagcaaagcatcgcaagcgtcttttgcttttctgtgagcacagctgttgctgtgcactgcggtgaaagaaagccacgacttttctcacgcgaccatgcaagagactgacatgagaaacgtttaaacctgcttgtaagattcaatgtgtgcccgaaacacttaacgttactgaactagagagctgtttgagacacaccatctacgatcgttacacccctaatacttatagtaatttaaaaatgtggtagcattggatctggacaggaaggataactctgggagttggaaggggtgtgtcgcgattctgccttctcacatcgcgatacaggttcgtggacctgcgtatcgcgatttcgatttcatatcgcatatcgttacagccctaatatatatatatatatatatatatatatatatatatatatatatatatatatatatatatatacacctaaCCTTCTCCACGGCTTCTCCAGACCCTTTCACGTCTGTCACGTGAGCagggtgaacctgctctcatctCTGAAAATCACAGGACGCCAGTGGCAGACCTGCTATTTCTGGTGTTCAATGGCAAATGCCAATCAAGCTCCATGGTGCCAGGCAGTGAGCACAGGGCCCACCAGAGGACGTCGGGCCCCTTaggccaccctcatgaagtctgtttctgagacagagacattcacaccagtggcctgctggaggtcattttgtaggcctctggcagtgctcatcctgttcctccttgcacaaaggagcagataccggtcctgctgatgggttaaggaccTTTTACGGTCCTGTCcagctctcctagagtaactgcctgtctccaggaatctcctccatgctcttgagactgtgctgggagacacagcaaaccttctggcaatggcatattgatgtgccatcctggaggagttggactgcctgtgcaacctctgtagggtccaggtatCGCCTCATGCTAGTACCAGCAGTGACACTTAccctagccaaatgcaaaactagtgaaaaacagtcagaaatgatgagtaggggaaaaaatgtcagtggcctCCACTTGTAAAACCATTGCTGTTTTGGGGGTCGTCTCATTGTTGCCCATCTAGtgcacctgttgttaatttcattaacaccaaagcagctgaaactgattaacaaaCCCCTCTTCTACTTAACTGATCAGATCAATATCCCAGGAGTTTAAGtgacttgatgctattctctgattaaaaacacacatacagGGCTCGGGCAATGGAACTGAAACACTGGTCGTTGGTGGTTTCACGCCTATATATGTGCAGCCCGGTGGCCAATCTTCACTGGTTTTACATTCCatcagtaagatcagagtgtGAAGGTTGAATTATCAGAGCGAAGACATATCAGAGGTTAAAAAAAAGAGGAGAAATTGTTGGAGTGCATCTCTCTGGCTCATCTGTGACCAGGACATCAAGTCTTTGTGTATGGTGTCTAGGGTAATGTCAGCTTAACACCGCCTAATACGAAACATCCAACATGATGTCGACGCAGGAGGAAGCTGTCTGAAAGGGATGTCCAGGTATTAACCCAGATTGTatccaaaaaacataaaaccacAGCAGTGCAACTCACTGCAGAATTAAATGATCCCCTTGACTCTCCTGTTTCCACCAAAACTGTCAAGCTGCTATAGCCAAACCATTGTTCACTCGTGCTAATGCCAAATGTTGGTTTCATTGGTGCCAACAGCACAAATCTTGGGCTGTGGACAACGTGAAAGATATATTGTTCTCTGATGAGTCCATCTTCACTGTCTTTCCCACATTTGAGGGGTTCAACACCCGACTGTTGCTGCCCAGAGTGAAGCACAGGGAAGAATCAGTGATGATTTCAGCTGCACTATCATGGCATTCCCTACTGTGTTTGATGGCACATCACTTCCCAAACCATTCTGGAGGACCATGTGCACCTAATGGT
The window above is part of the Chanodichthys erythropterus isolate Z2021 chromosome 3, ASM2448905v1, whole genome shotgun sequence genome. Proteins encoded here:
- the dhx58 gene encoding probable ATP-dependent RNA helicase DHX58 — protein: MAAQEELTLRSYQEEVVQKALKGENSIIWLPTGGGKTRAAVYVAKKHLETRLNAKVAVLVNKVHLVDQHFKNEFYPRLGMAYRVKAISGDSSDKDLFRCLVIDSDLIICTAQILENALNSSEEEKHVELTDFSLLIIDECHHTQKESVYNKIMGRYVEKKVRKEGNLPQVLGLTASPGTGGNKTLAKAVDHVLQICANLDSEIVSTKNFAPELKAVVPTPRKQYDIVEKRALDPFGDHLKLMMSMIHEFMPSTVSRSLREVGTQEYEADVVELEKTGVKVENRLITQCALHLRQYNDALLIHDTVRMVDAFNVLDEFYNSRSNRLLDGTDFFLQGLFDENRVELRQLALDARYENPKLAQLQRTLLKEFRENEMSRGIIFSKTRRGTHCLYDWVNANTELQKVKISAGILTGTGTGVNHMNQSKQKSIIKEFRLGHLNLLISTSVAEEGLDIAECNLVVRYGLLTNEIAQQQASGRARALESVYSVVAEEGGRELRREHTNEYLTSLTSKAIDQVQSMSPREFRIKISELQQMAVLIRIEAERKKDARKQRYSPGQVQLQCRGCFVSVGLGEDIRKIENTHHVNIKPEFRRHYSTGGQVSLERTFEDWEPGRVINCSKCGKEWGMEIKFKKVAILPCLKIKSFSLNTPGGKFTHKQWKDVEFQVTEFDFIDYMSRFSDLDLSD